A stretch of DNA from Hippocampus zosterae strain Florida unplaced genomic scaffold, ASM2543408v3 HiC_scaffold_376, whole genome shotgun sequence:
ccaaccccaaccccaaccccaaccccaaccccaaccccaaccccaaccccaaccccaaccccaaccccaaccccaaccccaaccccaaccccaaccccaaccccaaccccaaccccaaccccaaccccaaccccaacccccaaccccaaccccaaccccaaccccaaccccaaccccatccCATTGTACACTCTTTATTCGTGCACCCTCTCGACCCACCAGTCAAATTGATAATTTACATAATATTTTTTATGAGATCATTTTTCACTCGTTTTTAAAAACATGGGGGTCTTAATTGAAAGTTGGGGGGGCTCCAATTTAAAGGTGCCCCCTAACAATTGTATGGGCCCTATTTGCCCGTGACTGCCCATATCAATTCCAAGTTCGTTTCATTACTGTATTTGAATTCAAAATGAGGCTCGCCCAGGCTGAGGTCGCTCGCTTCGACTCCCACTAGCATTCCGCCCTCCTCAGGTTCGCTGCAGATCCACATGCCGAGATACTGGTCCTCGCCCGCTATCTCGTCAAGACTGCCTGCCAGCTCGCTCCCGGTCACCTCAAGCGGTTCGAAGAGCAGTTGTGCGCCTTCCTGGACACCCAGGCCGACATTGACCTAGCCAACGTCCCCGCCTAATTCAAACCCTACCTCGACTCTGATATTCTCAAGGCCCTGATCCATTACAGTCTTGAAACTGGCACCTGCAGCAACAGATTAGTTGATTTCGCCTATACCGCCATCATCAAGGCCATTCTCCAAAGCAAGGACTACGCGGCTGTCGAGGAGAAGGTCATCGAGAGGGTTGACCAGTCGGGCTGGGTGCAGCTGGGGCTGGGGGTAGTCGAGGAGAGGTTCGGGGTCGGAGACTATCTGATCGTCAGGAGACGGGACGGTTGCGAGATCGTACCGGCTGAAAGTGCGCACCAGCAAAGGTCCCCACAAGCAGGCCTGCACACGTCTCAAGTACCCACTAAAAGCGGGCAGAAAAACAAAGTCGAGTTGGGACTTTACTCGCACGAACTGCTTGACTTTGAGCCAAACACGCACCAGGCTCCAACGGCAGGCCCGAAGCCGCCCAGCAAAAGCAACAAGTTCATCCTCGAACACAAGGACTACCAAGAGTGTGACCGGCCCGCCCTGGAATCCATTCCCTCCAAGATCATAAATTAGCCCTCCATCTACGAGCTAATCAAACCAGACCTCAGTCCTTCCTTCGTGTCCGCCCAGGAAGAGGCCAAGCTCCGACAGCGGCAGATGCGGCTCTGGGGCACCAACCAGCACGGCTTCAGGCACGTCACGCCTCTCCAGAGCAGGCCGGCCGACTCGGACCCCTATGAGGGCCTGGGCATTCACCGCCGCCCGGACTACCGCGAGGTCCTACAGGAGCTGCCAAAAAACAGATCGGCCTAGCGGCTCCACTATCCTCCTAACCTGCAGTCCCGGGAACTGCGCAGGGAGAAGGAGAGCTCAGGCGGGTGGGTGGAGCGGGCCAGCTTTTCGCCAGTAGAGCACCTGCAGCGGCTGCGGTGGGAGAACGAAGAGTCGAGCCTGCGAAGGAACCCGCCCCGAGGCCAGTACCGGACGGGCCCGCGGTGGATGCGGTGAGCCAATCAAAGTTTGAATTGATGGACAAGCGGGTTGTTGAGGTGGACCTGGACgcgatcatcagcaagctgctCTCGGTGCGCGATGCCAAGCCAGGCAAGGAGGTCAAACTGTCAGAGCAAGAGATCAAGGGGCTCTGCCAGCGCGCCCGGGACATCTTCATGCAGCAGCCCATGCTCCTCATGCTCGAGACTCCCGTCAAGATCTGCGGGGACATCCACGGCCAGTACTACGACCTGCTCCGGCTCTTTGAGCACGGCGGCCACCCCCCGCGCGCCAACTACCTCTTCCTGGGCGACTACGTCGACCGGGGCAAGCAGAGTCTGGAAACGATCTGCCTGCTGTTTGCCTACAAAATCAAGTACCAGGAGAACTTCTTCCTGCTGCGGGGCAACCACGAGTCCTCCTCGATCAACCGGCTCTACGGGTTCTACGACGAGTGCAAGCGCAGGTACAACATCCGCCTCTGGAAGACCTTCACCGACTGCTTCAATAGTCTGCCCGTAGCCGCGCTCGTCTCTGACAAGATTTTCTGCATGCACGGGGGCCTGTCCCCGCACCTGGAGCGGGTGGAGCAGGTGGCGAAGATCGTGCGGCCGACAGACGTGCCCGACACGGGGCTGCTCTGCGACCTGCTCTGGTCGGACCCCGACAAGTCGGCGGACGGCTGGGACACGTCCGAGCGGGGCATTTCCTACGTGTTTTCGCAGCAGATCGTGCAGAATTTCCTGAAGAACAATGACATCGACCTCATCTGCCGGGCCCACCAGGTGGTCGAGGACGGGTATTAGTTCTTCTGCAAGCGCCAGCTCGTCACCGTCTTCAGCGCCCCCAACTACTGCGGGGACTCGAACAACGCGGGCGCGAGCATGGTCGTGGAAGAGGACATGACTTGCTCGTTCGAGATCCTGAAGCCGGCCGAGCAGACCCGCGCCCTGGCCGGGGCGAGGCCGAACACTCCGCCTCGCAAAAACGCATGATTGTTCGCATCTCATAATGTCAGATCTCACTGAGGAGGAAAAGGAGCGCAGGGTGCTCATGTTGGTCGAGTTCGCCGACATGGACGACATCGCCTTCGCCCGCTCCCTCCTCCAGCAGAACGACTTCGACGTCAGTCGCTCTGCGGAACAGCTGCTTAGCCAGGCCCCCGTCTGGGACGAATAAGATCTGCGCGAGCAGCCTCTTGATGCTCCTTTGCCGCTGTTGCAGCACCCGCGGCCTGCTTCCCGGTGCGAGTGTCTCAAGTCCCAGTGCATGCGCCTGTACTACTTCCTGCCGAGGGCCATCCGAGGCCTATCCCGCGGCGGCGAGGAGTACATCGCCCACTATCAGAGCTATGGGCCCTTGTATGCAGAATTCCAGTGCGGCACGCTGGAGGAGGTGGCATCTTGACTAGAACCTGCTGAGAGCCAGGCCGGGACGCCCTCTGCTGGTGATCCTGTCGGACAGCGGAGAACAATCTGCAGGACTGCATCACACGGTCAACGAACCCAGCGTCGCCACCTTAGTAAACCTCAATTTCGTCGTCATGGGCATCCTGGCCCACACGGAAGAGTTTGGGGCGGCCTGTGCCCGGCTGGGAATCGAAGTGGCCCGAATGCCCAGCAGCCTTGTGCTGGCAGGCCATCCGGGGGACTGCAGGGTGATCAGACGTCAGGACGGGCTCGTCTCCTTCGACGACTACAAGCTATTCTTGCGAGAAGCTCTGCAGGACAGCCGCAGTCCATAGGGCTACGAGCCCCCGCGGATGCAATCGTTcatcgaggaggaggagacctCGCGGTTTCGCAGGCTGGCCTTCGAGCAGGAGCGCAGGGAGCGGGAGCAGCAGTAGCAGGACTACGAGAAGGAAATTCAGAAGCTGAGGAAAAAGGAACAGGAGATTCTAAGGATCGAGATGGCGAAGGAGGAGGAGCGCAAGCGCAAAGAATGCCTGCGAGAGGAGTTTCGAGCTGAGCCTGAGGGACCCGGGACGATAACCCTGGTGTTCAGGATGCCCACCGGCAAGGAAATCCGGCGCAGGTTCATGCGTTAGAGCCCTGTGGAAATGCTGTTCCGGTACGTGGACAGCCTGGAGGAGCAGTACCTGGAGATGGACATCCTGAAGCTGCACCCGAGCTCGTCGCTGCGGGAGCAGAGCGCGGCCCTGCTGCAGGACCTGTTCGAGGACGACTTCGGGCGGGTGGTGGTGAAGGGCTAGTTTATCTGAGCATAATTATCTGATCATCGTAATGAAGGGCGACTACAAGAAGAACTACGCCTTCGAGGAGCGCAAGAAGAAGCACCAGCTCATCTCCCTCCAGAAGAAGTGCGCCTCCATCGTCGTCGAAAAGGAGTCTGGCAGCAAGCTCCCCGTCCTCAAGGTGGCCCGCCTCGCCGTCCCCCGCGAGTGGGTCGCCAACCAGCTGCTCATCTTCATCCGGCAGAAGCTGAACCTGCGCCAGGAGGACGGACTCTACCTGTACGTGCAGAGCGGGGGGCGCAGCGAGATGCTCGAGATCAGTGGCTTGCTAACCAGCGAAGAGCATCCGACAGATGGAGGAGAAGCACCGAGACGAGGACGGGGCCCTCTACCTCACCTTCAACGAAATGGAGACCTTCGGGTGATCGGCGATGCATGTCATTTGTCCCGCCACTTGAGCAGGCCGGCCACCAGTTCCTCGGTGGGCTTGATGTTGTGGGTCTTCAGGATTGTCTCCAGGCTGGACTGCACCTCGTTCGGCGGCGGAGGCGTGGGGTTGCCGGGCATGGCCTGCCGCAGTTTTTCGGTGGCCTTCTTGTCCTCGCGGTTTGCGAAATCCTTCTCCTCGCCGCGCTCCTTGTTCTTAAAGTCGGCGAATCGGAAGCTCGCCCGGGCCATCGCGCCCACCCTCTTCACCGCAAACATTATATGTATCCTCAAAACTTGGGCATCGGGATGTTCACGCTCTGCGGCACATGGCTCATCCACTGCCCGAACTGCCCCCGCGGGTCGTTTCTCTTGGCCCGTCCGAAGTCGCTGCCCAGCATCCTGCCCCGCAGCACCGGCACGCAGGCCGCCTCCCGCGGAGTGATCCTGGTCTCGGGCCGGCCCTTCCCGAAATCGTAGTTGAAGTCGTAGTGCTTGCAGATCGACTTGTGCTTGTAGTCATAGGTCTCTTCTATTGCGTTTTCTTTGAGCGGAGCCTTGTATCGCATCGACTTGGGGAAGCTGACTTGGACGGACGACTTCAAGTGTGAGGTGCGGGCGGTCTGGCTCTCATAGCAGCCCGGCCCCACGTGCGTCGGCTTGGCCTTCAGGCCTGACTCCGAGGCGGATTGGCTGCGCCGGAAAGAGTAGCATGGCTGCGACTTGAGCTTAGGATTATCATTCACCAGGTATTTCGGACCCGGTGCTAGACCGAGCCTTCCCTGGGACCTGAATCGAGGCTCGCCCCCGATCGTGGCAGATGGCGCGTTCGAACGTCTGGCCCTGTCGGCTTCGGCCACGTTCATGGGCTCGGCCGCCCCAACGGCAGCGGTTTCCATGCTGACCAGATCCCTCTTGCTGGCGACTGGAATTTTGAAGGAGGGCGACCTACTGAAGAGCAGGTCTTTACCGTTGTCGAGATTCAGGTTAGTCTGGGGATCAGCTGCCCTGCGGGGGGAGGCGCGGGCAGTTTTGGGGATGGTGTAGGCGGGGGCGGAGTTCTTCCTGGACTCGAGCAGGTTCCCGAACGAGCTGTAGAGGAGGACGTCCTTATTCACCAGCTGCTCGTAGCTGTGCCTCGGAGTTTCCTGCATTATTATTGAGATGTCAATAATTCATGTCACGGGTGGAAGATGCTCACCATGAGGAATTCGAAATGGGTGTCTTTCGGGATGGTCGCGCTTATGTCCCAGTAGTACTACGAGAACTCTGCCCGCCCCACCTGCACGTCCGGCTCCACTCGGTTCCAGTGCGCCACGAATTCGTTGAacaccttctcctcctcccgCGCTCCCTTCAGCACTTCGGGATGCCGCTTCGCATCAAAGATTTTGCCCAGTTCCTCTACCGTGACCCGGCCCTCTCCTCCTGCCTTTCTGCAAACCAAATCGTAGGCCTTCCCGATGATCTCCTTCCTCGAGGCAGAAAGTTATCCCCTCAAATCTTGGACGAAGCGAGGGTAGTCAATCTTGGCCGAGCCGTAGTGCTTCAGCACGACCTGGAACTGGTCGTAGTCGAAGAACACCTTGGCGCTCTTGAGCCCCCACATGAAGTCGTCAGGGTCGAGGGTCTTCGCCTGATCCAGGTCCATGTTTTGGAACACTTTGGACAGGAACCGCAGACCGTAAACCCCGCGCTCGCCGAGATGGAACTTGACCTTCTGCATCAGATTCGGCAGGGAGTCCACCTTGCGGACGACGCTCTCGTCGAATTCCTGGGAAGGGTGCTTGGCGCCAACCAGGACCCAGATGTTCTCAAGCTTCTGGCCGCGCTGTGCGAAGTCGATGGTGGTCTTGCCCTCGTGCTCGTTCTTGAGAACCTGGGCCTTCGAGTTGAGGAAGAAATTGTTGACCATGACCTCGAACTCCTCGCCGAAGAAGTTGGTGTACTCGACCACGTCCGAGGCCAGCCAGCGGTTGGTGAAGTTGTGCTTGAGGATGAGGTTGTCGGACAGCCGGACGGGCTCGCCCTCGGTCTCGAGGCGATTCGTGTAGTCGGGGTCCTCGAACGACCACACCACGTTATACTTGTCGTATGTATCCTTCAGGGCCCAGGTCACTTCCTGCATCCGCGTCTTCTGCGAGAACTTGCGGTCGTTCTGGTGCTCGGAATGCAGGTAGAGCGGCTTGTCCTTGCCGCTCAGCATCCAGTGCACCTTCACCTTGAACTCCTGCCCGTAGTGCACCACGTCGTCCGGGTAGCCGTCCCGGGAGTCCGCCCGTTCGATGGTGAAGACCGACCGCAGACAGGCGTGCAGTCCCAGCACAGTCGAGGCGTTGTAGTGCTCCTCCGTGTTCTGGATGCTTTTGAAAGTGTCGGCGGCTGGTTAGAAAAGCACCGAGGAAGCCCTGGGTCTTGGCGTTGTAGAGCATGAAGCTGGTGCCGAAGCGGAGCAACCCGTCCTTGGGAAAGGTGAGGGAGGCGGGCTGGTAGCTCTTGAGGAGGGCCTCCTCGAGGCGCTGGGAGGGGAGGGTGCGGTTGGCCTTGCGGCGCAGGTACTCGCGTTTGCGAACCTCCTCGAGCTCCCACTCCTCGCTCCAGTTGCCGAGGCGGGTGAAGAAGCGGTACTTGCCGGGGGTAGTGGGGTTGGTAATCATGAATTAGGTATGGCGTCGGTTGCATCAATTATAGCATGGCCGAGACCCTGGACACCCTGCGCCCCGTGATCAAGTCCAAGGACATGGAGCCCGAGCTGGAGGCCTACGTCATGGAGCTGGTGCGCCAGTCCCTGAAGAAGCACTCCTGGCAGGAGATGGCCTCCTTCTTCCAGGAGCAGCTGAACTTCAAGAGTCCCGGGCACTGGCACTGCTTCGTGGGGCGGTCCTTCGGGTCCTTCGTGACCTTCGAGTCCAAGCATTACATCTACTTCTACGTGGGGCAGATCGCCTTCCTGCTCTTCAAGACGTTCAAAAATTGACAGCATAATCACCTCTTCTTCTTGGCGATCTGCTTCTTCGTGAAGGTGGACACCTTCTTCCGCCCCATCTCCGAGTAGTCGTCCCCCGACGCGCTCCCTTCCCCCAGCTCCTCCCCCACACTCGCCCGCTTCGACAGGTTCGCCATGCTCGCgtagttcttcttcttcttgacccGCTTCAGCTGGGTGCTGGCCACGCCCTCCGCAGGCTACTCGGCCTCTCCGAGCGCGTAG
This window harbors:
- the LOC127595053 gene encoding uncharacterized protein LOC127595053, which gives rise to MKGDYKKNYAFEERKKKHQLISLQKKCASIVVEKESGSKLPVLKVARLAVPREWVANQLLIFIRQKLNLRQEDGLYLYVQTKSIRQMEEKHRDEDGALYLTFNEMETFG